The following proteins come from a genomic window of Microbacterium sp. SY138:
- a CDS encoding transaldolase family protein, producing MNPIAPRLYVDSADVDCVSRLLAAGVVHGVTTNPTILERGGRTAAEIPELYARWESEGAREIFFQTWGGDAASFLRNAEGIRALGDRVAVKVPATAAGFAAASALVRDGATVLVTAVYSVAQALACASIGAQYIAPYLGRMRDAGLDGDATIARMQEVCAGSDSNVLAASLRSPDDITGLRLAGVPYFTAAPDVLDRVLFHEVSDSSAAEFDAAMVRLGA from the coding sequence ATGAACCCGATCGCGCCACGCCTGTACGTCGACAGCGCCGACGTCGACTGTGTCTCCCGACTGCTCGCCGCCGGCGTGGTGCACGGTGTCACCACCAACCCGACCATCCTCGAACGGGGAGGCCGCACCGCCGCCGAGATCCCCGAGCTCTACGCCCGGTGGGAGTCGGAGGGGGCGCGCGAGATCTTCTTCCAGACCTGGGGCGGCGACGCCGCGTCCTTCCTCCGCAATGCCGAGGGCATCCGCGCACTGGGCGACCGCGTGGCCGTGAAGGTCCCGGCCACGGCGGCGGGCTTCGCCGCCGCATCCGCTCTCGTGCGCGACGGCGCCACCGTGCTGGTCACCGCCGTGTACTCGGTCGCGCAGGCCCTCGCGTGCGCCTCGATCGGTGCGCAGTACATCGCTCCATACCTCGGACGGATGCGCGACGCGGGCCTCGACGGCGACGCGACGATCGCCCGCATGCAGGAGGTGTGCGCGGGGAGCGACTCGAACGTGCTCGCCGCATCGCTGCGCTCGCCGGACGACATCACCGGTCTGCGCCTTGCAGGAGTGCCGTACTTCACCGCTGCGCCGGACGTGCTCGACCGGGTGCTCTTCCATGAGGTGAGCGACAGCTCGGCCGCCGAGTTCGACGCCGCGATGGTGCGCCTGGGGGCGTGA
- a CDS encoding ribokinase, with product MTPAHPEDRTGVVIVGSVTADVTTFSGRLPARGETILGDEFTLMLGGKGANQAVAAGRSGARTSFVGCVGDDLFHDLVVDGLTAAGVDLAHLRTVPGPTGVAHIRVDSSAQNDIVMVPLANAALSAAQIDEALAALAPTTSVLLTQLETPSALTAHITARGREHGMTVILDPAPAAELDAEIWRSIDIVTPNETEATLISGIEVTDAASAEQAGRWFLAQGVGAAVITLAGQGSCVVTAEGASVIPPFPVDAVDTTAAGDAYAGYLGAALASGSTLADAVRLATAAGALAVTKQGASPSLPHRADVDAFLAERSSAHAPAPVAS from the coding sequence ATGACCCCCGCACACCCCGAGGACCGTACCGGCGTCGTCATCGTCGGCAGCGTCACGGCCGATGTGACCACCTTCTCCGGGCGTCTGCCCGCCAGGGGCGAGACGATTCTCGGGGACGAGTTCACGCTCATGCTGGGCGGCAAGGGCGCGAACCAGGCTGTCGCCGCCGGGCGCTCCGGTGCGCGCACGAGCTTCGTCGGCTGCGTCGGAGACGACCTGTTCCACGACCTGGTCGTCGACGGGCTGACCGCGGCCGGAGTCGACCTCGCGCACCTGCGCACGGTCCCCGGCCCGACAGGCGTGGCGCACATCCGCGTCGACTCGTCGGCGCAGAACGACATCGTCATGGTTCCGCTCGCCAATGCCGCCCTCAGCGCCGCGCAGATCGACGAGGCGCTCGCAGCCCTCGCCCCCACGACCTCGGTGCTGCTCACCCAGCTCGAGACGCCCTCCGCGCTCACCGCCCACATCACCGCGCGCGGTCGCGAGCACGGCATGACCGTGATCCTCGATCCCGCCCCGGCCGCCGAGCTCGACGCCGAGATCTGGCGGAGCATCGACATCGTCACCCCCAACGAGACCGAGGCGACGCTGATCAGCGGTATCGAGGTGACGGATGCCGCGTCGGCCGAGCAGGCCGGACGCTGGTTCCTCGCCCAGGGGGTCGGCGCCGCCGTGATCACCCTCGCGGGCCAGGGCTCGTGCGTCGTGACGGCCGAGGGCGCATCCGTGATCCCGCCGTTCCCCGTGGATGCGGTCGACACGACCGCCGCGGGCGACGCCTACGCCGGCTATCTCGGCGCGGCGCTCGCGAGCGGCAGCACCCTGGCGGATGCCGTGCGCCTGGCCACCGCGGCCGGCGCGCTGGCGGTCACGAAGCAGGGGGCATCGCCGAGCCTCCCCCACCGCGCCGATGTCGACGCGTTCCTGGCGGAGCGCAGCTCAGCGCACGCCCCCGCACCCGTCGCGAGCTGA
- a CDS encoding amidohydrolase family protein, which produces MRVLDSHLHLWDPEVLTYTWLEGPLAYRFADRELGLARLSAAHPEKSVFVQAETIEDDFLDEVQWVAGLAPALGIVGIVAGIRLDRGTDTVAHLEGLMAEPLVVGVRHNLQGEPDGLAVSAAFVTGAREVAARDLTFDACVRADQLPEIARFAGAIPELRIVLDHLGKPAVGTAASPLPPSAEWARDLAELARHPHTFCKLSGLPGEAGGDWNAEQLEPFLDVAADAFGIERLMWGSDWPVSAIGPAEPGDPHTPEDGSATYQPTARSRWADTVVAWAESRGHDLDALLWGNAERFYRTAQPRQNPSDAAPRSGLRGWLRGHRG; this is translated from the coding sequence ATGCGCGTTCTCGATTCACACCTGCACCTCTGGGATCCGGAGGTGCTGACCTACACCTGGCTCGAGGGGCCGCTGGCGTACCGGTTCGCCGACCGGGAGCTGGGGCTCGCCCGCCTGTCCGCCGCGCACCCGGAGAAATCGGTGTTCGTGCAGGCGGAGACCATCGAAGACGACTTCCTCGACGAGGTACAGTGGGTCGCGGGGCTGGCGCCTGCGCTCGGCATCGTCGGGATCGTCGCCGGCATCCGTCTCGACCGGGGAACCGACACGGTCGCGCACCTGGAGGGGCTCATGGCCGAGCCCCTCGTCGTCGGAGTGCGGCACAACCTGCAGGGCGAGCCGGACGGACTGGCCGTCTCGGCCGCGTTCGTGACCGGCGCGCGTGAGGTCGCCGCGCGCGATCTGACCTTCGACGCGTGCGTGCGCGCCGATCAGCTCCCGGAGATCGCCCGTTTCGCCGGTGCGATCCCGGAGCTGCGGATCGTGCTCGACCATCTCGGCAAGCCCGCCGTCGGCACGGCGGCCTCGCCGCTCCCGCCGTCGGCGGAGTGGGCTCGCGACCTCGCCGAACTAGCCCGTCATCCGCACACCTTCTGCAAGCTCTCCGGCCTGCCGGGAGAGGCAGGCGGAGACTGGAACGCCGAGCAGCTGGAGCCGTTCCTCGACGTGGCGGCGGATGCCTTCGGGATCGAGCGCCTGATGTGGGGGAGTGACTGGCCGGTCTCGGCCATCGGCCCCGCCGAGCCCGGCGACCCGCACACGCCGGAGGACGGCTCCGCGACGTACCAGCCCACCGCGCGGTCGCGCTGGGCCGACACCGTCGTGGCGTGGGCGGAGTCGCGGGGCCACGACCTCGACGCCCTCCTGTGGGGCAACGCCGAGCGGTTCTATCGCACCGCTCAGCCGCGGCAGAACCCGTCTGATGCTGCTCCGCGATCGGGCCTCCGGGGTTGGCTCCGCGGTCACCGCGGGTGA
- a CDS encoding FadR/GntR family transcriptional regulator: protein MAVTDEAIEKIKAMIVAGELAPGDRLPPEKELSERLGLSRSSMREAVKALEVIRVLDVRRGDGTYVTSLEPHLLLEAIAFVVDMHDDDSMLEIFAVRRMLESQATGLAATLGTEEQIAELQDEVDSVDAAVTIESLVDHDIRFHREIVAMSGNAYLASLIEHLSSQTVRARVWRGLTEGGAVERTLSEHRAIADAIAQHDSALATSLATAHIAGVERWLRQAAAS, encoded by the coding sequence ATGGCAGTCACCGACGAGGCGATCGAGAAGATCAAGGCGATGATCGTGGCGGGCGAGCTCGCCCCCGGCGATCGCCTTCCCCCCGAGAAGGAGCTGTCCGAGCGGCTCGGCCTCTCCCGCAGCTCGATGCGCGAGGCGGTCAAGGCGCTGGAGGTCATCCGGGTCCTCGACGTGCGACGCGGCGACGGCACCTACGTGACGAGCCTCGAACCGCATCTGCTGCTGGAGGCGATCGCGTTCGTCGTCGACATGCACGACGACGACTCGATGCTCGAGATCTTCGCGGTGCGCCGCATGCTGGAGTCGCAGGCGACAGGGCTGGCGGCCACCCTCGGCACGGAGGAGCAGATCGCCGAGCTGCAGGACGAGGTCGATTCGGTCGACGCGGCCGTGACCATCGAGTCTCTGGTCGACCACGACATCCGGTTCCATCGCGAGATCGTCGCGATGTCCGGCAACGCGTACCTCGCGAGTCTGATCGAGCATCTGAGCAGCCAGACCGTGCGCGCCCGCGTGTGGCGCGGCCTCACCGAGGGCGGCGCGGTCGAGCGCACCCTGTCCGAGCACCGGGCCATCGCCGACGCGATCGCCCAGCACGACTCCGCCCTCGCGACCTCGCTCGCCACCGCGCATATCGCGGGCGTGGAGCGCTGGCTGCGCCAGGCCGCGGCGAGCTGA